ACTGAAGCAGGACTGCTACAAACACATTCATCTTCATGTTCCTCTGCTAGCACAACACGCAGAGCTTCTCCACCTTCCAGGGCCAGGCATGTGCTTTGTGTATGACAGCTTCTCTAGTGGAAAATACCAACGCCACGTGTTCCTGCTGCAGGCCCCCTGGGTGACGAGGACACGGCTTATTAGGAGGTGATGACGTGCATGCTCAAGCTCTCATACCTCCGTGCTTACACACAAGGATTGGGTTCCAGCTCACTCCCCAAAACACCAGAACCCATTTTGGAGAAGTGGGAATGACACCCACCTCCTCCCACGCAAGGAAACCGACCTGGGAGTGACAGCCAGCAGCCCCTGACCTCAAAGTGCTTTGGCAACCTCTGCTGAGGGCAGCTCAAGTTACCACCCAGGTTACAATGTGCTACCCTGCACATTCTGACACCGGCTTTCAGCATCTCCTGTAGAAGATAGGGTGCAGGAGTGGGAAAAACACTGCTCTGAAGCTCCCCCTAGCCAAAATTCTCCTGGGAAGGCTTATCTTTTACTCTAAAGGACCACATCCTCAGCTAGCGATAGTCACTgacttacaaaagaaaacagaaatgctctCTATTTGTGTGCCTTGGCCCAATGCCTTACCACACAGAGGCACTGGCCTCAGGAAAGCTTGGCAAGTGCATACCAGCTGGAAAGGAAATCTTTCCCTAATACATCTGTGGGTCAGTGCCCAAGGCACAAGCATTACTGGCCCACTGCAGACTGGAGAGGGACACAACGGGGAGAGCAAAGGCCCTGGGAGACTGCAGTCCAAGCTGTTACTTGACAATTCCCTGTTCCCCGTGCCTGTTCGTTCtccttttgcagaaagaaaaagctgaggCCCCAGGCTGCGGTAGACCAGCAGAAGCCAGTTCCTCCCTGGAGGGCTGAGGAGATGGGTACACTTTCTCCTTCAGTGAGGTAGGAAGCCTCTCACTCACAGGGCTGGacctttcccttcccttgtgTTAAGAGGCAGAAAGCTGTCCACTGGAGTCACATTGGTGCTCACAGGGAAAGCAGCTTACATTGCAAACCTCCGAGATGCTCACTGCACATACACATTACACCTCCTGATGTTTGATGCAACAGAAAGTATTTATGTGCGTTCAGATAAAAACTCTGTTTTAGTCTAACTCGAGAGGCAGTGCTGCCACAGAGCTGTGAGGTTGGTCGCTGAGGCCTTACCTTTGAATGAGGGTCCCAAAGAGCAGGTGGAAGACCTTCTGCATGTCCTCCgtgcagagccagctccagtgATCCATCAGGAGCAGGCGCAGCAAGTCCAGGGCCAGGTCAGCCAAAGCCGTCTCTGAGtctgaaaggaggaagaggaggctcagatGAGGAAGCCAGCTCAGATCCTAAGCAAATATGGTAGAAAGCATCACCTGAAACCCACTCTTCTAGCCAAGAGCCTGAATGATGCTCTGCTTCCCAGCCTAACACCTCGTGCCACATGCTAAAGCATAGCCAGCCTGGGGCCCTGCCCTCCCAGCATCCTGCCCCGAGCACTCATTTCCTCTTCCATTCAAGCAGCACCATCCTCTTCTTCCAAGGAGCACACCAGAACTTGTCTGCTCCAAGTGCAGCTTTGCTCAGTTCCTACTCAGTTCAGCTGAGGGATTATCAAATCCCAGACCATGCACAGGGATGGCAGCGTGCCCAAAGCAGGTGAGATGGAAGTACTGACTGCACATCGATGAGGAATATCTTTCCCAGTCTCCCTTAACAGTCTCCCCTCTTTCACCGCGCAGTTTTCCAGGCACAAGGCTCCGGTCGGTGTCTGTGGGCTGCCATCGTGTGGCAGGTCCAGGTCTCAGCAGGACGATGTACCAAACATCTGGACAAACCAGATGCATCAGCCCTGACAATAACCCCTGCACGTGCCGACATATCCTGGGTGACGCTGACCGGGGACAGCAAAACCTTTCTTATTCCCAGATGGATGTCAAAGCCTACAGCACACATTCAACATGCCAGAGTGACTAGTGTGCTGCTTGGCCCCAAAGCATTGTAGCTGGGGTGCAGAACAAACCCGTTAACGTACCACAGACCTGCCTGAGATAATCGCTCCTAGGCCAGCACCCCAACCTGCACTGCTGCATCTGCTCTGTCAGCAGAGCGAGTTACTGTGTGGCAGTAGCTCCTACTCTGCTGGTCCCCAGCACCGCATTTTTCTGCCACTCTCCCCCTGTGGGGAGCCAGCAGGCCTGCTGGAGACAACGGGGAGAGGGATTCTGAACCCTggcctgcctccttccctccctgctgctcaccAGCTGGACTAGTAACTCCAGGCTGTTCATTTGGAGGAGACGGCATCCGGGCGCGCTCAGCGCCTCTTGCTCTGTACCACGCACAAGTTAGTCCTTGCTTTGCCCTTTGAGCCTTGACTTCCCTGAGCcaaaagcagagcaggctgtTTAGCATCACTGCAGGCCCACAGGAGGAGTCGGGATGAAGCTCTGTTTATTCCCATTAGATCCAAGCCTCCTTCCCCAGAGAGCTGCTGGCCAACCCCTCCGAGAGGTCACCCAGTGAGCAGACAGGGATGCTGGGTGCCTTTAGCCAGTCCCTCCCCACATCCATTTGCCTCATCCCGCCCTGTCTCAGCTCTGAGGCATCACAGACCTGCAGGGATCTGACATCAATTACACAGGATTTCCTTAAGAGTTCAGCTAACTTGGCCTGCCTGTATCTCTTGTCCTCTGCATGGAGCACTGACCTCCGATTCCagtcctgctccccagcagccccaaaACAACTGCAGGCATGTGGCTCAAAGATTATAGGCAAGGCTGGTAGCACAGGCTAGGTTTCAGAACACCAGACCCATCTTGTCACAAGCATGTGCTTTCAGTCAGAGCTTGCCAAACCTGAACCACTGGAGTGAAGTTTTTGGAAAGTTCCAGCTGATACAGCTTAGCTATTCCAAGAAGAAGATTAGAGAACATATTTTTGCTCATGCTCAGGATAATCTTGTAACCGCTCTGAGGACATAGGACCTCTGTGCTTCAGAGGAGAGATCTATAACCAGAAAGGGAACATCGTTCCTTGAACTGAGGTTACGCATTTACTACTCCCACCAAATTCATCCAAACGTAACAACCTCAGATGTCCTTTTACAGTGTATGAACATACCAAGGCTAACTTTAGACTACCAAGAAACTGTTATTTGACAGTTTAACAGAGCCTGATTTTACAACGTTAGCAGTTTAGGTAGCATGTCCTTAAGAAATATCTCTGGAGTAACTGCAGCGAGTACACCAAGGTGAAGATCTACAGTGACAGAACCGAGTAAAGACCCAATTTGCTTCCAATAGCAATATGGATCGGAGCGATCTCCCAACAGGACTGGAAAAGACTCGGCTTGCCTTCTCTTTAATGAAGGTGCAACAGGCAAGGGACCAGGTCCTTGTGCTCAAGACCCTGCGAGCTGAGCGTGCAGGCtctcagcaggcagctgctgcagtacCAGGGGAGAAAGCCTGAAACTGGGCTGAACTCAcctgtgtctgtgtctggaTGTACTCCCTGTTCCGACGGGCCCAGCCTGTCTGCATCCTCCTGTGTGGGGCGTTCGTtagcttctctgcttctctcgCCCTCAGGAGCTTTACTGGGGACAGtctccagcagcttctcctgctTGTGGATGAAGGACTCCATAGCAGCCAGCGATATGGTGCCAGAGCCCTATAAAAGCACCGGTGTGTTAGCACCACAGTCTCCACTGCTCAGACAGCCCCACCACCACCTGATTTGCAACTTGCTCTGTCCAACGGCACAACAAGGGCTGCTCATTGCCCTTCTGCAAAGGCCTGGCATGTGGGAACAAGGCTGCAGCAACCACAGCTTTGTGCCCACAGATAATTTCAAGTCAGCATCCAAACATGGCAATGATTAGGATCACGAAAGGATCACAGAAGGGATCTGAACTTACAGCGCTGCCCTCCCTCACGGAGTACACGATCCTGTCATGTGCTTCACTCACACTCAGCACTGGAGTGATTTTACTGGATGAAAACCTCAGCCGGGacctgaagaggaaaaacacatcATGGTCAGGATTTTCTCCACAAGTGATGAGTTCCCGGTCTCAGCCAAAACCCTGAACCAGCTATGTTTGTCCAGTGTCAAGCCCAAGCTAAGAAGTCTGATTGGACCTAAAGTGGTTCAGAAAAGCATCTGCCCCCAGGATAACTGAGAACTAGCTGTAGAACCAACCATGCAATGAAAGCTTTAGAGTGCTTTTAACATTCTTAAACATTGGCATAACCAAGCCTTCCTGGCATCTACCACACACACCTTCTTCCACAGCTATTTGAGATAGAAGCCTCCATGCAGATAGGTGCGAGCACATCAGCATATCCAGGAAAGTGTCCAGAAAACTCTGAGTTGAGACACACTCAGCAGGATTGTGAAACCCAATTGTAAACACATATACAAAAAGGAGGATGTGAGGGGCATTTTGGACTTGGGACAAATTGTAAAAAAGTCTTTATCATGAAGGAATGTCCTATTCAGCCAAGAGGTTTCAAAAgttgaactgtttttttctctttttaaactttttgtcCACAGCAGCTTTCCCTAGCAAAACAActctttcctggaaaaaaaaaaaaaaaaaaaaaaaagccatactCATGCAGAAACCTTCCCTTCTTCTGTAAGGGAACAATCAGTGACAAGCCCAACGGGGCTCATCACTGCAAGCAGCACCAAACAAACACTTGGTAAGCAGGAGAGGTGCAATGACCTTTAATGTTACTcctaaataaatattcaaactTCTGCTGGGAAAAGTGATGTGTCACTGTGTGAAGCACATGGGAAAGGTAGGAGTAAGCCTTCAGGTTGACAATACAGGTAAAACTAGCTGGAACactgcatgttttcttcatcGCATTTTGAAATCTGCCCTGAAGTGCTGTGCATGGAGTAATTGTTCTCACCAGCAGCAACCCAATGTCTCAAGCTGTAGCTGTATTTTGCAGTGACTCACCGCATGTGTAGGTCATGTAAATGCTTATGGGTAAAAAGCAATTCTTCAGGAGCATCAACATCTTTCCCAGCAAATGCCACCACCTCACAGTTCCCTCACGAAGAAACCAGAGAAACCTCGAGCAGAAATTGCTGTGGAAACCCTCAGCGTTCCTGAAGAATCTTTTACCCAAACAGGAACTCAAACACCCTTGCTCAGcatgtgaaagagaaagcaactcAACTAAAACATGACAGCCATGGATTATCCGAAACACGTGAAGCATCAAGTCAGTACTTCATGTTGGAGCCAGCTTATTGATGAACTCCACATTCTACACGAAGCACAGGGGAAGCTGAAGGAGAACTTACCTGTTAGCCTTCTTCCCATCTGTCTGAGATTTCCCATCCACCTCAGACTCGCTAAGATCCTCCGTGGGGCTCTGGGGCTCTGACCTGGGGAACGCTGTCTTCAAGGTATCCACAATGGCATTGACAACAATCTGCAAGAGCCAGAAGAGACATCAGTCATTGGTAGGGTTTTCCGGAATGCGAATTGGGAGTATTAAGATTTGCTGTATCCCTATTttccataaggaaaaaaagaaaacaacaagcaGCCCAAACTTTGAGATGGGCTCTGACCCTGTCTAGCTTAATGGCTTTCTGGGCAAGCTCAACCCAGTTACACATAGTGCGTTTTTTTTTGCAACTACTGCAGCAGAAATGGATATAGACGATGAAGCCcaagaggaaaatgcaaaaggagAGTCTGAGTGCAATCAAAAGAAGTTCACGTAAGCAGTTTCCCACTTGTCTACCTTGTCTATCCTGGAGACAACAAAGGGCTTCTTGACGAATGCGATTCTGGCATCGGTGTTCAGGGCGAGGAACTCCTGCACCTCCTCACTGTTGGCAATCTCAGGGACTGCACACAGTTGCTGCAAGGAAAGATAACAGCTTTAGGTTCTTTGAGTCAGCTTCCACTTGCACTTTACATGAGCAGACTGGGAAAACACCAGATGTGCTCTGCCAGTACAGAGCAGTCCCGATCCACTGCTTTCCAGCTCACAGAAAGCTACAGCTGCCAGCTCAAGGCCCTGCTACACGTAAAGGAAAGTCCATTTGCCATCTCTGGCTGTCCGTCACAGACACGGCAGTTATCCCTCTGGGGCACTACTCaggacagcagggcagggaaaaaaagtagatattCTCTGTCTGCACTTTCCCCAGtaatagtgaaaataaaaaaatgagtctAGTGGCTActtgtgaaaatgaaacaaacaaaaaactcactTAAAAGACACCAGCATCCAGCACAAAAGCCCAGCTCTCAGGTCTAACAGACCAGCAGTGATCTGATCTCCGCACCAAAGGAGGGGCAATGGTGAGAATCACCTCAGCAGCCACGGGAGGCAGTGGACACCAAGCAGGCACTGGGCAAGGAGCTCACCTTCAAGAAAGATTCTAGCAGACTTTTTCTGGCTTCCACTTTATCGCTGTCCATGTTTCCAAATGGAAGATCGGGGAACAATTTCTTTGGGCCTTTGATatcttcaaataaaacaaacgCATTAGCAAGTGCCAGAAAACTAACAGCTGTATCAAAATCTTAATGCTCTCCCACTTAAGACCACCACTACACattgccctgccccagcccaagATAATATGCCTCCCAGACCAGGCTGACTGAATCACGCCTTAAATACATACAGAACCTGTGTTCTGCTGGATATTGTACCATCTGTGCCTCTAATGTTAAAGAATTAAGGATGCCAGTTTAGTGCAAAGACTCGAGATCACTCAAAAAGCCCCAAAATTCTCAACTCTTTCTCAAgttttccaacccaaaccccAGATCTGTCAGTATCAAAAGATTAAgtaggaatattttaaattcaatgatttattttttttaaacagcggtatttgaaaaaaaaattgtttggtTCTTCAATAAAGCTCATGTCCAACATTTGCTTGTATACAAACAAGATACCTGCAGATACCCATATTTTGATGTTGCTGCTCACTGCTAAGGTACAAAACTGCAAAAGCAAGCATTCTGATTTAAACGGAAACAAGGACGTGTTTTGCAACACTGGAATTTGCCAGTGAAAAATATTCCTCCTCCAATCAGCTCTGCACTGGCAATGGAGGACATGAGCATCATGAACAGCCCAGGCATGCCCTGACAGTGCTGAATAACCTCGGAGCAGAGAGGGGACACAGACTAGGGTgagagaaaaaaggattttcacaGAAAGCTGATGCAGGCACTGACTTTTCAGGAACTTGCGGAGCTCCGGTTTCTCTTCCAGTCTGGTCTGGAGGTTGAGGAACTCCCGGTAACGGCGGTTCACGGTGTGGTAGGCCATTTGCTGAAGGCTGCCTGTGCTGTCACCCTCCAGGGCTGTCTCGTACTGAGGAGGAAAGCAACAGTCATTGATCCTCCAAAACAGACTCCAAAACAATCCTGATGTACTGTATTCCTTGCTGGCCCCACAACCCCCAGGCCCCACGGAGCTCCCATCCACTAATTTCTCAGATTGACCCTTCCCTGCATAGCAGGGGCTGCACAGCACACAAATCCCTCATAATGAAGGGACTGGGTAAATTGGGATATAAGACTCCAACAGTCCCACACAATGACAGGCCAAGGGTTGTATCCCCTGTCCTGCATCCAAACAGCCACTGTCACCATGCTTGATCTTTCCCTGCTGCCAGACAAAAATCTTTAAGCTACAGAGAGCAGAAGACTGCATCTCCAAACCCCAGTCCatgctgcccagctggggcaCGGATCTTAAAAAAGGGGTGGGTGCCCAGGGAGCATTTACCTTGACCGTGTACAGGGTGTAGGGGTGGAAGCCAGTCCCGCTGTGCTCCCGGGCAGTGATGGTCCCAGTTATCCGCAGGTTCTGGATGACGACTGGCCCGTCGGGGCTGTTGAGGGGCTCAAAGCTGAAGGTGCTGATGGGAGCTGTCGGGGAGGATGAGAGCAGGGGAAGAGTCTGCCCAGGGTCTGGGGGACTTTGTGGTGGCACTTCTGATGCCCCCAGTTCTTTCCCCAAGCTGCAGGGCCTCTGTGAGGAGGACTTCTTGGGGACAGGTgggctctcctcctccttctccactgCTGGATCGATTTGGATGTCAGGGCAGGAGCtcagaacaaaagcagaagggGGAAGCAGCCCAGCATCCGTGCAGGTGGCATTGCTTTCCTCCAAGTCCCCCACGCCATCCTCTGAAGCGTCCGGTCCCTCGAGCACAGCAGGGGTGTCAGGGAGGGTGTCATCGAGACACTCCTTGGCAGGCGATGGTGCCAGCAGGTCCACGTCCTGGCCAGGATCAGGCACAGGGGACTCCAGCTCCAAACCCTCACAAGGAAACAGGCAGCCCAGGGCTTGTGGGCGGAGGAATGACACCTCTGTGCGGCTCAGCCCGCCTGCTGCATCCTCTCCCTCCTCACCAGCAGCCCCGGGCACCTCCATGATCCTCGGGGAAgggggcagccctgcaggagcagaatCAGGCTGCACGGCAAAGGACAAGCAGTCAGGCACCGGGGCCGCAGGGGGCACCTCCTCTTCCCGAGGCTTCTTGGAGAAAGCCGCGACAAGCAGCAGGTTGATCCAGTCGGGATCGGCCATCTTCCTGACAGCGGGCAGCAGCACGTTGCAGGCCACCAGCTCCACCACCACGAAGCGTCCCGTCCGCGTCTccaggtggggctggggcaccaacgcctgcagcagcacctccacAGCGGCCCGAGCGTAGCCCACCTCCACCGACGGGCTGCGGAGGGCTGGATGCGTGCCCGCTATCCGGCTGTACTCCTGCCACAGCGTCCGGCTGCCCTCCGGGGTGTCCCGTAGGGCCTGACAGGCCTGCAGGTAGCTCTGCAGGTGGTGGCTGCAGAGGAGAAGAAGGCGTCGAGCCAGGGCCTTGCGGTCCACCCGCCCCATCCGCCGCCTCAGCTCGGCGGCCAGCCCGGCCATGGCTTTCTCCACCTCGTCCTCGAAGGCGCGCTCAGCGCTGACGGTGCGGTACCAGGAGGAGACGAAATCCCGCACCACCTTACGGATGGTGCCGGCgatctcctgctccagctgctcctccgCTTGCGGGCTGGGCGGCGAGGGCCGCAGGGTGCCGACGAAGCGCTCCAGCCGCAGCCGCCAGCCCGGCTGGCTCAGGGCACGGGGTCCCAGCCAGCCGCCCACAGCCGCCAGCACCccgcagagcagccccagcacccgcAGGTCCAGCAGCAGGCGCAgcgccagcagccagcccagcaccgcCGCCAGCGCCAGCAGCTGCCGACGGCCCAGCCGCCGCGTGCTCGCCCCGCGGGACGGCATGGTGGGACGGCCACAGGGGGTTATGAGGTGCCTGccgtgctgtggggctgcaacACGCCGGGATGAAGCCCCCAGGGAGGGGAACTCCAACCCACCGGAATCCTTTTGGGGACACGATCCCAGGGACCGGGGCTCCAGTCCTCTGGGATCCTTATGGGAATGTAACACCCAAGGAGCAGGACTCCAATTCACCAGGATCCTTATGGGGACACAGaccccagggagcagggcttCAACCCCCAGGATCTTTATGGGGACACAaccccagggagcagggctccAGTTCTCTAGGATCCTTACGGGAACGTAACACCCAAGGAGCAGGACTCCAGTTCACTGGGATCCTTATGGGGACACAGACCCCAAGGAGAGGAGCTCCAACCCTTTGGGATAGTTATGGGGACACAGCCCCCAGCGAGGGGGTCTCTACTCCCACCGGGCTCTTTATGGGGACGCAGCTCCAGGGATCAGGGCTCCAAACCACCGGGATCCTTATGGGAATGTAACCCCCAAGGAATGGGGCTCCAACCCACTGGGATCCTTATGGGGGGACAGCCCCAGGGATCAGGGCTCCAACCCTCCAGGCTTCTTATGGGGACACAACCCCCAGTGAGGGGGGCTCCAACCCCTGCGATCTTTATGGGGACACAGCCCTCAGGATCAGGGCCCCAAACCCCGGGATACTTATAGGGACAGAGCCCCAGGGATCAGGGCTCCAACCCTCCAGGATCGTTATGGGGGACACAGCCCCCAGGAAGCTGGGCTCCAGCCCTCCGGGCTCTTTATGGGGACACAGCCCCAGGGATCAGGGCTCCAACCCCCGGGATCTTTACGGGGACACAGGGCCCAAGGAGTGGGGCCCCAACCTCCCGGGATCCCCACCGGGATGCGACACCCAGGGCTCAGGGCTCCAAACCCCCGGGATCAGGGCTCCAACCCGCCGCCCTCTCCCCGCCCCACGCTACGCACCGGGCCCCCCGCTCCCACACACCGCCTCCTCGGTTCGGGGCCGGgacccggggccggggccgccctaCAACCGACCCGAAACCTCCGGGCCGCCGCCACCGAGCTCCCGCAGCCCGCCCCCTGTTCCGTCACTTCCACTGCTCCCGGTGGCGGCCTGCGGCCCCACAGCGCCCCATAGCGCCCACAGGGCCCCCATAGCCCCCACAGGGCTCACACAGTGCCCCGCTGCACCCACCGGGCCCCACAGAGTCCCCCCCACAGCGCCCCAAAGTCCCCACAgagcccccgcccgcccccgaAGGGACACGAAGCTCTGATGCCCTCGCAGTTCTCGTTGTGGAACGAAAGATGCCTGCGCTTGACCAAAAAGTTTGAGGTTAGTTCATAAAGCAGCCCGGTGGTGGTGCACGAGGGGGGGgtctggtgctgagcagcctcgCCTGGGCTGTGGCACGGCAACAGGGGGCACCCCTAAATGCACCTAAACCCCACTGTCTGGGTTAAGCACCGCAGAAAGTCATAAAATCGTATCAAAGAGTGGCTCGGGATGGAAAGGACCTCAAAAATCAGCTCGttcccctgccataggcagggatggCACCACcagatcaggctgcccaaagccccatccagcctggccttgagtgcctccagggatggggcatccccagcttctctgggcaacctgtgccagggcctcaccacccttacagggaagaatttcctcctaagctctaatctaaatctcccctctttgagttttaaaccattcccccttgtccctgtcattatctgactgagcaaaaagtcactCCCCATCTCTTTTATAaaccccctttaagtactgcaAAGCCACAAcgaggtcaccccagagccttcttttctttaggctgaacatcccccAAAgctcttctttaggctgaatatccccagctctctcagcctttttttttttttttttttttttctgtaggagatgtgctaataaaataaagggCTGAGCTGGGATGGGGCATGGGATgggcagcccagccctgctggacATCGTTAGCAGCCTGCACCCACACACTaattggggtgggagggggctgGGAGTGCCCTGAgaagggctggggagctgctggggataGTCCTGAGAGAGGAAGgtggtgcagcagcagggggctTCTGCAGGAAGGTGAGGGGgatgttaaaaatgtttctggagcCAGGGTGGGATGGGGTACGTGTGGTGTGTTCAGAGGCTCCCTGGCTGCAAGCTGGGGGGGTATAAGGGGCGAATCCCCATTTTGGTGCTACCAGGAGGGGTGGTGGGGTGTTTGCTTGTCCTAAGGGGGCTTGTGTTGTATGATCAAGCTTTGAGTGGCAGTTTGGGGCTGATAAACCCCCTGATTGAAATGCCCTCATCATCATAGCTTTTGGTTCCTATATGGTGTGCAGTTGCAGCTCTTTTTTGATGTGagcagcaaagggaaaaaaagaagaaaacaccaaaaaaaaacccaaagccgGGGCAGGGAATGCTCCTGGCCTGCAGCTCAGCAAGTGCTGGGCTGGGTTTGGGGCTGTTGTGGTGAGGATcagcccagctggagctgtTTGTGTGAGGGGTTGTGCTGTGCTCTTTGTTTTTGGTGCATTCCCATCTCTGCTTCCCCAGGTTATGGTGTAAATGCTGTAACAGAATGGTATGTTGGATGAGTCTGGGTAATGGTGAAGCAGATCCGCAGatatgacttatttttttttccccccaagtgAGCAAAATGCCATTCCAGTTGTGTGAATCTTGCTGCCTCCTTGTCATGCTCAGAAGTACAGGCATGCAAGAGAGAGCTTGAGCTCTCTGGGCAGGTGGGGATTAGCACAGCTGAACCCAATGAATTGGCAGAGCGCAATTTCTCCTGTTCCACTGCTAAACATCCGAGGGCCCCAGCATGAATGATGGCACTCTCATGGCTTTGCAGTGCCTCAGCTTTCCCTCTGCAGTAGCAGTGGTGCTTGCCCTGTCCACGGGTATGTCCTCCCTGACAGGCTGCAGGACTGCTGGCCGTGAGATTTCACGGGTGTATCCCTAAGTCCATGGAgtgtttgttgcttttctctgtttctccttaAAAGATTTCAAGTCTGCTCAGCAGAGTTGGGGGTGAGCCCGGGAGGTGCATTACAGGGCTTGGGAGATACCAAAAGCATCGCTGCTCTGAATTGCACCTGCTGGGGCACGAGCCCTGTCATTCCTCCTAATTTCTCCTGATACGTCTGTGCTGCCGAAGGATTGCAGCCTGTGGCCGAGGCTTCCAAA
This genomic window from Cygnus atratus isolate AKBS03 ecotype Queensland, Australia chromosome 22, CAtr_DNAZoo_HiC_assembly, whole genome shotgun sequence contains:
- the SNX19 gene encoding sorting nexin-19 isoform X2, giving the protein MPSRGASTRRLGRRQLLALAAVLGWLLALRLLLDLRVLGLLCGVLAAVGGWLGPRALSQPGWRLRLERFVGTLRPSPPSPQAEEQLEQEIAGTIRKVVRDFVSSWYRTVSAERAFEDEVEKAMAGLAAELRRRMGRVDRKALARRLLLLCSHHLQSYLQACQALRDTPEGSRTLWQEYSRIAGTHPALRSPSVEVGYARAAVEVLLQALVPQPHLETRTGRFVVVELVACNVLLPAVRKMADPDWINLLLVAAFSKKPREEEVPPAAPVPDCLSFAVQPDSAPAGLPPSPRIMEVPGAAGEEGEDAAGGLSRTEVSFLRPQALGCLFPCEGLELESPVPDPGQDVDLLAPSPAKECLDDTLPDTPAVLEGPDASEDGVGDLEESNATCTDAGLLPPSAFVLSSCPDIQIDPAVEKEEESPPVPKKSSSQRPCSLGKELGASEVPPQSPPDPGQTLPLLSSSPTAPISTFSFEPLNSPDGPVVIQNLRITGTITAREHSGTGFHPYTLYTVKYETALEGDSTGSLQQMAYHTVNRRYREFLNLQTRLEEKPELRKFLKNIKGPKKLFPDLPFGNMDSDKVEARKSLLESFLKQLCAVPEIANSEEVQEFLALNTDARIAFVKKPFVVSRIDKIVVNAIVDTLKTAFPRSEPQSPTEDLSESEVDGKSQTDGKKANRSRLRFSSSKITPVLSVSEAHDRIVYSVREGSAGSGTISLAAMESFIHKQEKLLETVPSKAPEGERSREANERPTQEDADRLGPSEQGVHPDTDTDSETALADLALDLLRLLLMDHWSWLCTEDMQKVFHLLFGTLIQRGPAAGTRGVGIFH
- the SNX19 gene encoding sorting nexin-19 isoform X1, which codes for MPSRGASTRRLGRRQLLALAAVLGWLLALRLLLDLRVLGLLCGVLAAVGGWLGPRALSQPGWRLRLERFVGTLRPSPPSPQAEEQLEQEIAGTIRKVVRDFVSSWYRTVSAERAFEDEVEKAMAGLAAELRRRMGRVDRKALARRLLLLCSHHLQSYLQACQALRDTPEGSRTLWQEYSRIAGTHPALRSPSVEVGYARAAVEVLLQALVPQPHLETRTGRFVVVELVACNVLLPAVRKMADPDWINLLLVAAFSKKPREEEVPPAAPVPDCLSFAVQPDSAPAGLPPSPRIMEVPGAAGEEGEDAAGGLSRTEVSFLRPQALGCLFPCEGLELESPVPDPGQDVDLLAPSPAKECLDDTLPDTPAVLEGPDASEDGVGDLEESNATCTDAGLLPPSAFVLSSCPDIQIDPAVEKEEESPPVPKKSSSQRPCSLGKELGASEVPPQSPPDPGQTLPLLSSSPTAPISTFSFEPLNSPDGPVVIQNLRITGTITAREHSGTGFHPYTLYTVKYETALEGDSTGSLQQMAYHTVNRRYREFLNLQTRLEEKPELRKFLKNIKGPKKLFPDLPFGNMDSDKVEARKSLLESFLKQLCAVPEIANSEEVQEFLALNTDARIAFVKKPFVVSRIDKIVVNAIVDTLKTAFPRSEPQSPTEDLSESEVDGKSQTDGKKANRSRLRFSSSKITPVLSVSEAHDRIVYSVREGSAGSGTISLAAMESFIHKQEKLLETVPSKAPEGERSREANERPTQEDADRLGPSEQGVHPDTDTDSETALADLALDLLRLLLMDHWSWLCTEDMQKVFHLLFGTLIQRWLEVQVVNLTCTQRWVQYLQLLQESIWPGGILPAVPKPARTEEQKKAAAELALQSLMGILPDVIQEILGTSKCRMSWNLVLESLGHPVINRHLVFCLLDILLEFLVLKGSNNELETAAVAPSDSSGLEKAGISAH
- the SNX19 gene encoding sorting nexin-19 isoform X3, with the protein product MADPDWINLLLVAAFSKKPREEEVPPAAPVPDCLSFAVQPDSAPAGLPPSPRIMEVPGAAGEEGEDAAGGLSRTEVSFLRPQALGCLFPCEGLELESPVPDPGQDVDLLAPSPAKECLDDTLPDTPAVLEGPDASEDGVGDLEESNATCTDAGLLPPSAFVLSSCPDIQIDPAVEKEEESPPVPKKSSSQRPCSLGKELGASEVPPQSPPDPGQTLPLLSSSPTAPISTFSFEPLNSPDGPVVIQNLRITGTITAREHSGTGFHPYTLYTVKYETALEGDSTGSLQQMAYHTVNRRYREFLNLQTRLEEKPELRKFLKNIKGPKKLFPDLPFGNMDSDKVEARKSLLESFLKQLCAVPEIANSEEVQEFLALNTDARIAFVKKPFVVSRIDKIVVNAIVDTLKTAFPRSEPQSPTEDLSESEVDGKSQTDGKKANRSRLRFSSSKITPVLSVSEAHDRIVYSVREGSAGSGTISLAAMESFIHKQEKLLETVPSKAPEGERSREANERPTQEDADRLGPSEQGVHPDTDTDSETALADLALDLLRLLLMDHWSWLCTEDMQKVFHLLFGTLIQRWLEVQVVNLTCTQRWVQYLQLLQESIWPGGILPAVPKPARTEEQKKAAAELALQSLMGILPDVIQEILGTSKCRMSWNLVLESLGHPVINRHLVFCLLDILLEFLVLKGSNNELETAAVAPSDSSGLEKAGISAH